The Pseudolabrys sp. FHR47 genome contains a region encoding:
- the clpP gene encoding ATP-dependent Clp endopeptidase proteolytic subunit ClpP, producing the protein MKDPVETYMNLVPMVVEQTNRGERAYDIFSRLLKERIIFITGPIEDGMSTLIVAQLLFLEAENPKKEISMYINSPGGVVTSGMAIYDTMQFIRPAVSTLCIGQAASMGSLLLAAGEKDMRFALPNARIMVHQPSGGFQGQATDIMLHAQEILNLKKRLNEIYVHHTGQSLKKIEDALERDYFLTAEAARDFGIVDKVIEKRPQDVAVKPA; encoded by the coding sequence ATGAAAGATCCGGTCGAAACCTACATGAACCTCGTGCCGATGGTGGTCGAACAGACCAACCGCGGCGAACGGGCCTACGACATTTTCTCCCGGCTCCTGAAGGAACGGATCATTTTCATTACGGGACCGATCGAGGACGGCATGTCGACCCTGATCGTCGCCCAGCTTCTGTTCCTTGAGGCCGAGAACCCGAAGAAAGAGATTTCGATGTACATCAACTCGCCGGGCGGGGTGGTGACGTCGGGCATGGCGATCTACGACACCATGCAGTTCATCCGACCGGCGGTGTCGACCCTGTGCATCGGCCAGGCCGCGTCGATGGGGTCGCTGCTGCTCGCCGCCGGCGAGAAGGACATGCGTTTTGCCCTTCCGAACGCCCGCATCATGGTGCATCAGCCGTCCGGCGGCTTCCAGGGCCAGGCGACCGATATCATGCTGCACGCTCAGGAGATTTTGAACCTGAAGAAGCGGCTCAACGAGATTTACGTGCACCATACCGGCCAGTCGCTGAAGAAGATCGAGGACGCGCTGGAGCGCGACTACTTCCTCACCGCGGAAGCGGCGCGCGACTTCGGTATCGTGGACAAGGTCATCGAAAAGCGGCCGCAGGACGTGGCCGTGAAGCCCGCTTGA